The proteins below come from a single Tepidibacillus fermentans genomic window:
- the pseI gene encoding pseudaminic acid synthase, which translates to MKDITISGRKIGKNHKPFIIAEMSGNHNQSLERALKIVEEAAKAGADAVKLQTYTADTMTLDISEGEFYIDDKNSLWKGNSLYKLYQQAYTPWEWHKPIFDKCKELGLICFSTPFDESAVDFLESLDVPAYKVASFENADIPLIKKIAATGKPMIISTGMATVAELDETVRTAREVGNDQIILLKTTSTYPASPENTNISTIPHMRELFQCEVGLSDHTMGVGVAVAAVALGATVVEKHFTLSRADGGVDSTFSLEPAELTALVIETERAWQALGKVSYGPTEKEKVSMKYRRSLYIVKDMKAGEIVTKENMRAIRPGYGLAPKYYDVLLGKIVKKDIKMGTPVSWDLFV; encoded by the coding sequence ATGAAAGATATTACGATATCGGGAAGAAAAATAGGAAAAAACCATAAACCGTTTATCATTGCAGAAATGTCAGGTAACCATAATCAATCATTAGAAAGAGCGCTGAAAATTGTTGAGGAAGCGGCAAAAGCTGGTGCGGATGCTGTAAAACTTCAGACCTATACTGCAGATACGATGACACTTGATATTAGTGAAGGTGAATTTTATATTGATGATAAAAATAGTTTATGGAAAGGGAACTCCTTATATAAACTATACCAACAAGCATATACTCCATGGGAATGGCATAAACCAATATTCGATAAGTGTAAGGAACTAGGATTAATTTGCTTTAGTACGCCATTTGACGAATCCGCAGTCGATTTTTTAGAAAGTCTTGATGTTCCTGCGTATAAAGTGGCATCCTTTGAGAATGCTGACATCCCATTGATTAAAAAAATCGCAGCAACTGGAAAACCAATGATCATTTCAACTGGAATGGCAACCGTTGCTGAGCTTGATGAAACTGTCCGTACTGCTAGAGAAGTAGGCAATGATCAGATTATCTTATTAAAAACCACCAGTACTTATCCAGCTTCACCAGAGAATACAAATATCAGTACTATTCCACATATGCGAGAACTTTTCCAATGTGAAGTTGGCCTATCTGATCATACTATGGGGGTTGGCGTAGCCGTAGCTGCTGTTGCATTAGGAGCAACTGTCGTTGAAAAGCATTTTACCTTATCTCGTGCAGATGGTGGTGTGGATTCCACATTTTCCTTAGAACCAGCTGAATTAACTGCATTAGTTATTGAAACAGAACGGGCATGGCAAGCATTAGGGAAAGTGAGCTATGGACCAACAGAAAAAGAGAAGGTATCTATGAAATATAGGCGTTCGTTATACATTGTAAAAGATATGAAGGCTGGGGAAATCGTTACAAAGGAAAACATGAGAGCAATAAGACCTGGATATGGTTTAGCGCCGAAATATTATGATGTCTTACTTGGGAAAATTGTGAAGAAAGATATTAAAATGGGAACGCCAGTAAGTTGGGATCTTTTTGTTTAA
- the pseH gene encoding UDP-4-amino-4,6-dideoxy-N-acetyl-beta-L-altrosamine N-acetyltransferase, translating into MLIYRNYKLRPIEEEDLEMVLNWRNSERIRMNMYTDHLITMEEHRAWFQRLKEDNRNLTFIFEYMDEPVGVMNFNRIDNHNRNCTWGFYLGKENLLKGTGLALGYLGLKYAFENLNIRKLSGEVFGFNIASYNFHKKLHFKEEGRLLKHIKKNGQYEDIILFAQFEEDWKKNRILIEADLQSKLSTI; encoded by the coding sequence ATGTTGATATATAGGAATTATAAGCTTCGTCCAATTGAAGAAGAGGATTTAGAAATGGTATTAAATTGGCGGAATTCAGAACGAATCCGAATGAATATGTATACTGATCATCTGATTACAATGGAAGAACATCGAGCTTGGTTTCAGCGATTAAAAGAAGATAATAGGAATCTTACATTCATATTTGAATACATGGATGAACCCGTTGGTGTTATGAATTTTAATCGAATAGACAATCACAATCGAAATTGTACTTGGGGTTTTTATTTAGGGAAAGAAAATTTACTGAAAGGTACTGGTTTAGCGTTAGGATATCTTGGACTTAAATATGCTTTTGAAAATCTAAATATTCGAAAGCTTAGTGGTGAAGTATTTGGATTTAACATAGCTAGTTATAATTTTCATAAGAAACTACATTTTAAAGAAGAAGGGCGCTTATTAAAACATATTAAAAAGAATGGACAATATGAGGATATCATTCTATTTGCTCAATTTGAAGAAGATTGGAAGAAGAATAGGATATTAATTGAAGCGGATTTACAATCAAAACTTTCGACAATATAG
- the pseG gene encoding UDP-2,4-diacetamido-2,4,6-trideoxy-beta-L-altropyranose hydrolase: MNSMNVFIRADASYEIGTGHVMRCLTLANHLRNKEINVIFLSRELTGDLCQYIEEKGFNVHCLSGGNPFLEENNWEKDAIETISIIEEYQGPKYIIVDHYALDQNWEAKVRPFVKKIMVIDDLANRVHDCDLLLDQNLYEDMQTRYNGLVSQNCKIFLGPKYALLREEFIEARKTLSERSGKVKRILVFFGGSDPTNESIKVLRSLEHMDLKEITIDVVVGKSNLRKQEIENICNQHENMNYYCQIENMAELMVKADLAIGAGGSTTWERCYLGLPTITIIVAENQYLTTKAVEKAGAILNLGCHSEVSNQDIENALELVLNHPTFLRGMSRKALEIVGQSNHMDRLLYEFIEG; this comes from the coding sequence GTGAATAGTATGAATGTCTTTATACGAGCAGACGCGTCTTATGAAATAGGGACTGGTCATGTCATGAGGTGCCTAACTCTTGCAAATCACCTAAGGAACAAAGAAATAAATGTTATTTTTCTATCTAGAGAGTTAACTGGTGACCTTTGTCAATATATTGAAGAAAAAGGTTTTAACGTACATTGTTTATCTGGGGGTAACCCATTTCTTGAGGAAAATAATTGGGAAAAAGATGCAATCGAAACGATTTCTATTATAGAAGAATATCAGGGGCCGAAATATATCATTGTAGATCATTATGCATTAGACCAGAATTGGGAAGCAAAAGTAAGACCCTTTGTAAAAAAGATCATGGTCATCGATGATTTAGCAAATCGTGTGCACGATTGCGATCTTCTCCTCGATCAAAATCTATATGAAGATATGCAAACTAGATACAATGGGCTCGTGTCACAGAATTGTAAAATATTTCTAGGCCCAAAGTATGCTTTGCTAAGAGAGGAATTTATTGAGGCTAGAAAAACGTTATCGGAAAGAAGTGGAAAGGTAAAACGAATTCTGGTATTCTTTGGCGGAAGTGACCCAACAAATGAAAGCATTAAGGTTCTCAGAAGTTTAGAACATATGGATCTAAAAGAGATAACAATTGATGTTGTGGTAGGAAAATCCAATCTACGAAAACAAGAGATTGAAAATATCTGTAACCAACATGAAAATATGAATTATTATTGTCAAATTGAAAATATGGCCGAGCTTATGGTAAAGGCGGATTTAGCGATTGGAGCAGGTGGGTCAACCACATGGGAAAGATGTTATTTAGGCTTACCAACGATAACTATCATTGTTGCAGAGAATCAATACTTGACGACTAAAGCAGTGGAAAAAGCTGGTGCAATCCTAAATTTGGGGTGCCATTCTGAAGTTTCCAATCAAGACATTGAAAATGCATTAGAATTGGTATTAAATCACCCGACCTTTCTTAGAGGTATGAGTCGAAAAGCTTTAGAGATTGTTGGGCAATCGAATCATATGGATCGATTATTATATGAATTCATCGAGGGATAA
- a CDS encoding cytidylyltransferase domain-containing protein: protein MKIVAIIQARMTSTRLPGKVLKKVLDKPLLEYQIERIQRSKHLHEIVIATTTNETDNPIVELANKLGINVYRGSEEDVLSRYHEAAIQYGADIIVRLTSDCPVIDPKVVDNVIQYYLENQSRYDYVSNTLTRSYPRGMDTEVFTFQALKESYNEAEEKHEREHVTPFIYLRPNRYSLGSVQYITDKSTYRWTVDTPEDFELIRRIIENLYPSNPHFTLEDTITLLETNPDWLEINRMIEQKELGE, encoded by the coding sequence TTGAAGATCGTAGCTATAATCCAAGCCCGTATGACTTCTACGCGTCTACCAGGAAAGGTGTTAAAAAAGGTATTAGATAAGCCTTTACTTGAATATCAGATTGAACGAATCCAGCGTTCGAAACATCTTCATGAGATCGTCATTGCAACGACAACAAATGAAACAGACAACCCGATCGTAGAATTAGCAAATAAACTAGGGATAAATGTGTATCGAGGTTCAGAAGAAGATGTATTGTCTAGATACCACGAAGCCGCTATACAGTATGGGGCCGATATTATCGTCCGTTTAACATCGGACTGTCCCGTGATTGACCCAAAAGTCGTGGATAATGTCATTCAATACTATTTAGAGAATCAAAGTCGATATGACTATGTTTCCAACACCTTAACAAGATCCTATCCTAGAGGGATGGACACGGAGGTTTTTACCTTTCAAGCATTAAAAGAGTCCTATAATGAAGCAGAAGAAAAGCATGAAAGGGAACATGTTACACCATTTATTTATCTAAGACCAAATCGTTATTCTCTCGGTAGCGTTCAATATATCACCGATAAGAGCACTTATCGGTGGACCGTTGATACACCAGAAGATTTTGAACTCATTCGAAGAATTATAGAAAATCTTTATCCAAGTAATCCTCATTTTACGCTAGAGGATACGATCACTCTCTTAGAAACCAATCCTGATTGGTTAGAGATCAATCGAATGATTGAACAAAAAGAACTAGGTGAATAG
- the pseC gene encoding UDP-4-amino-4,6-dideoxy-N-acetyl-beta-L-altrosamine transaminase, translating into MTKEPLAIHGGIPVRKEYLPYGQQWIDEEDIKQVVQVLKGNYLTTGPYITEFEKKIAEYVGANYAVAFSNGTAALHGAAFAAGIQHGDEVITTPMTFAASANCVLYQGGTPVFADIDPQTYNIDPEKIEELINEKTKAIIPVDFTGQPVELDRILELAKKHNLIVIEDAAHALGATYNDRKIGSISDMTMFSFHPVKHITTGEGGIITTNNKEYYEKLLQFRTHGITRDRDKLIENHGPWYYEMQFLGYNYRMTDIQAALGISQLKKIDQFVETRKNYAEIYNNAFKDMEEVTIPYQMKEGSSSWHLYILRLNFNQLTASRKEIFEALLKENIGVNVHYLPVYWHPYYQELGYKKGLCPNAEKLYEEIITLPLFPKMSVLDVQDVIKAVKKVINYYSK; encoded by the coding sequence ATGACAAAAGAACCATTAGCCATTCATGGTGGAATTCCTGTAAGAAAAGAATATCTACCTTATGGTCAACAATGGATTGATGAGGAAGATATCAAGCAGGTTGTTCAAGTATTAAAGGGGAATTATCTAACAACAGGACCTTATATTACCGAGTTTGAGAAAAAGATAGCAGAATATGTGGGAGCGAACTATGCGGTTGCTTTTTCAAACGGAACCGCCGCTCTTCATGGAGCTGCTTTTGCGGCAGGGATCCAACATGGGGATGAAGTCATTACCACTCCGATGACATTTGCTGCCAGTGCAAATTGTGTGTTGTACCAAGGTGGAACTCCAGTCTTTGCAGATATTGATCCTCAAACATACAATATCGACCCAGAAAAGATTGAAGAATTAATTAACGAAAAAACCAAGGCTATTATTCCTGTAGATTTTACTGGACAACCCGTAGAGTTAGATCGAATATTAGAACTTGCTAAAAAACATAATTTAATTGTAATTGAAGATGCTGCACATGCTTTAGGTGCCACCTACAACGACCGCAAGATCGGTTCAATCAGCGATATGACCATGTTTAGCTTCCACCCCGTCAAACATATCACCACAGGTGAAGGTGGAATCATTACCACAAACAATAAAGAATATTACGAGAAACTCTTACAATTCCGGACACATGGAATTACTAGAGATAGAGATAAATTAATAGAAAACCATGGGCCCTGGTATTATGAAATGCAGTTCCTTGGCTATAATTATCGAATGACAGATATACAAGCAGCCCTAGGGATTAGCCAGCTTAAGAAGATCGATCAGTTTGTAGAGACGAGAAAGAACTATGCGGAAATTTACAATAATGCTTTTAAGGATATGGAAGAGGTAACGATACCTTATCAAATGAAAGAAGGATCATCCAGTTGGCATTTATATATCCTTCGCTTGAACTTCAATCAATTGACAGCATCAAGAAAAGAAATCTTCGAAGCCCTACTTAAAGAAAATATTGGAGTAAACGTACACTACCTACCCGTATACTGGCACCCATATTATCAAGAATTAGGGTATAAAAAGGGACTTTGTCCCAATGCCGAGAAGCTGTATGAAGAAATAATTACATTACCTCTATTCCCCAAAATGAGCGTATTGGATGTTCAAGATGTCATTAAGGCGGTAAAAAAGGTCATTAACTATTACTCAAAGTAG
- the pseB gene encoding UDP-N-acetylglucosamine 4,6-dehydratase (inverting): MDLKGKTILVTGGTGSFGKKFVEQILRNEIKKVIVFSRDELKQYEMAQTFTDNRIRYFLGDVRDKDRLYRAFEDVDIVVHAAALKQVPACEYNPFEAIKTNILGAQNVIEAALDRGVKRVIALSTDKAASPVNLYGATKLASDKLFVAANSYAGNKDIRFSVVRYGNVVGSRGSVVPLFKKLKNTGKLPITDERMTRFWITLDQGVQFVLDNLQRMQGGEIFIPKIPSMKVVDLAEAICPECEIEFIGIRPGEKLHEVMITEDDARQTLEFDDYYVIQPEFVWWNKEKMVGGKPLPEGFRYSSDTNTDWLTIDQLRRLIEE, encoded by the coding sequence ATGGATCTAAAAGGCAAAACAATCCTAGTAACTGGCGGAACGGGCTCTTTTGGGAAGAAATTCGTGGAACAGATACTTAGAAATGAGATAAAAAAAGTCATTGTCTTTAGTCGAGACGAATTAAAGCAATATGAAATGGCACAAACATTTACAGATAATAGAATAAGATATTTCCTAGGGGATGTAAGAGATAAAGATAGATTATATCGAGCTTTTGAAGATGTAGATATCGTCGTCCATGCAGCAGCATTAAAGCAAGTTCCTGCATGTGAATACAATCCTTTTGAAGCTATCAAAACCAATATCTTAGGTGCACAAAATGTTATTGAAGCAGCACTTGACCGTGGGGTAAAACGAGTGATTGCATTAAGTACAGATAAAGCAGCTAGTCCCGTAAATCTATATGGGGCAACAAAGTTAGCATCAGATAAACTATTTGTTGCTGCAAATTCCTATGCTGGTAATAAAGATATTCGTTTCTCAGTCGTTCGTTATGGGAACGTTGTAGGAAGTCGCGGTAGTGTTGTTCCTTTATTTAAGAAATTAAAAAATACAGGAAAATTACCAATTACAGATGAAAGAATGACAAGATTCTGGATTACATTAGATCAAGGTGTTCAATTCGTGCTGGATAATTTACAAAGAATGCAAGGTGGAGAAATTTTCATTCCAAAGATTCCAAGTATGAAAGTGGTAGATCTAGCGGAAGCTATTTGTCCAGAGTGCGAAATTGAATTTATCGGAATTCGTCCAGGTGAAAAGCTTCATGAGGTTATGATTACTGAAGATGATGCAAGGCAAACACTTGAATTTGATGATTACTATGTGATTCAACCGGAGTTTGTTTGGTGGAATAAAGAGAAAATGGTGGGCGGGAAACCACTTCCTGAAGGATTTAGATACAGTAGTGACACGAATACCGATTGGTTAACAATCGATCAACTAAGAAGGCTTATTGAAGAGTAA
- a CDS encoding motility associated factor glycosyltransferase family protein, with protein sequence MESNSHITLIQAKNGELTCEYSNDEQSLLLHSKYNPTKEAEAFISNHIHELNKYKKVVVYGLGCGHHIKALLRQTEESHQEIEVWEWNLDLYKMIQEIDQLNEVFSHKRVRIFATDNREIILKKLQDYAVKEFYLLIHSPSMKIIPSKFQKFKDIMQDYQINISNILANRDMLNEHFSINRIKAKVNYHTLIDSLNGVSAILVSAGPSLNKSLSYLRENIDKYIIASVGTALTPLIENGIIPDFVLITDPSEKIIEQFYQVDNEILTSIPLFYFGTVHPKVISFYPGKKIMLLQKGMELAEEMAVKNELPLIDTGGSVATALLDWLVKLGAKQICFIGQDLAYTNNETHNPGTHNYRIIKKEEMSFYHKVDNYFGNGKVLTTTNLLLYKNWFEKYIQKHKGIKFVNATEGGAYIKGAEHISFEQFIKRLNSTNVRYKRNQFKQLIEQL encoded by the coding sequence ATGGAAAGTAATTCTCATATTACTTTAATTCAAGCAAAAAATGGGGAATTAACATGTGAATATAGTAATGATGAACAAAGTTTGCTATTACACAGTAAATATAATCCGACGAAAGAAGCTGAAGCATTTATTTCGAATCATATTCATGAACTAAATAAATATAAAAAGGTTGTAGTATATGGGTTAGGCTGTGGACATCATATAAAGGCATTGCTTAGACAGACAGAAGAGTCACACCAAGAAATTGAGGTATGGGAATGGAACCTTGATCTATATAAAATGATTCAAGAAATTGATCAATTAAATGAAGTATTCTCCCATAAAAGAGTTAGGATCTTTGCTACAGATAATCGAGAGATTATATTAAAAAAATTGCAAGATTATGCAGTTAAAGAATTTTATTTACTCATTCATTCACCTTCTATGAAAATCATACCTTCCAAGTTTCAAAAGTTTAAAGATATCATGCAAGACTATCAGATAAATATATCAAATATATTAGCAAATAGGGACATGTTAAATGAGCATTTTAGTATCAACCGAATAAAGGCTAAAGTTAATTATCATACGTTAATAGATAGTTTAAATGGAGTTTCAGCAATTTTGGTCTCTGCGGGTCCTTCATTAAATAAAAGTCTCTCTTATCTAAGAGAAAACATAGATAAGTATATCATTGCTTCTGTCGGAACTGCATTAACACCATTAATTGAAAATGGAATAATACCTGATTTTGTGTTGATTACTGATCCCTCAGAAAAAATAATCGAGCAATTTTATCAAGTTGATAATGAAATTCTGACTTCTATCCCTCTTTTTTATTTTGGAACAGTACATCCGAAAGTAATTTCATTTTACCCGGGCAAGAAAATTATGTTATTGCAAAAAGGAATGGAGTTAGCTGAAGAAATGGCAGTAAAGAACGAACTTCCTTTAATAGATACAGGAGGATCTGTTGCAACGGCTTTACTAGATTGGTTAGTTAAACTTGGAGCAAAACAAATATGTTTTATTGGTCAGGATTTGGCCTATACAAATAATGAAACTCATAATCCTGGAACTCACAATTATAGAATAATAAAAAAAGAAGAGATGTCTTTTTATCATAAAGTAGATAATTATTTTGGGAATGGGAAAGTACTAACAACTACTAATCTATTACTCTATAAAAATTGGTTTGAAAAATATATTCAAAAACATAAGGGAATTAAGTTCGTTAATGCTACAGAAGGTGGAGCATATATTAAAGGTGCTGAACATATTTCTTTTGAACAATTTATTAAACGCTTAAATTCAACTAATGTTCGATATAAACGTAATCAGTTTAAACAATTAATAGAACAGCTATAA
- a CDS encoding motility associated factor glycosyltransferase family protein encodes MNIFKKNIEVFKKKYHYDPYFEDYHDIVVEPTRKEDSITLKYKIDNKFYYLHSLYDPKVEADNIVENLYEEGNLYIIIGLGLGYIAKSLLKRIKDSDYIFIIEPSNKIFTKCMELVDIHELIEHKQVFLYIDRENKNEISYYLNQLVRQRLFNHFKLYISRNYDKLFPEKVLSILEKIKEAIKTHQINLNTTFLFSEEWQLNYLKNLKHSIKAIPFNKFKNFISLPAIIVSAGPSLMEEIDKLRLLKNKALIIASGSAVTTLEYYQIKPHIIVSIDGGVVNYEHFKKINYTDVPLFYAPMINHKILDEYRGPKVIFQGLNNEINEWYNKLLGFETGEIALGPSVANVALDIACNVTSGPICFIGQDLGFSNGYSHALGNINRTKISYDNDNTNLLQVDSNDGGKIYTNYVYNSMRKWFEDYIQEKNLINIYNATKKGAKIKGTNIIDFDEFINKFCISEVNVEQELANKLNNSPNNNIDREKLIKENLEILNELIEITFKAMKLSRELLESINKNNNIFIGKIIKQLDNLDNKLFRIEKKDLILFYIKQPILLRLESWKTFSDKNESLNIAKKNLFFYEQLYDIGKKVKEIFEILILDGGQYEKTTN; translated from the coding sequence ATGAATATCTTTAAAAAAAACATAGAAGTTTTCAAAAAAAAATATCATTATGATCCTTACTTTGAGGATTATCATGATATTGTAGTTGAACCAACTAGAAAAGAAGATTCAATAACGTTAAAGTATAAAATTGATAATAAATTCTATTATTTGCATAGTCTTTACGATCCTAAAGTAGAAGCTGACAATATTGTTGAAAATTTATATGAAGAAGGAAACTTATATATAATAATAGGATTAGGTTTAGGATATATAGCTAAGTCGCTTTTAAAACGTATAAAGGATTCAGATTATATATTTATTATTGAACCTTCAAATAAAATATTTACAAAATGTATGGAATTAGTTGATATACATGAGTTAATTGAACATAAGCAAGTATTTCTTTATATAGATAGAGAAAATAAAAATGAAATTAGTTATTACTTAAACCAACTTGTTCGACAACGATTATTTAATCATTTTAAATTATATATATCTAGAAATTATGATAAGTTATTTCCAGAAAAAGTTCTTAGTATTTTGGAAAAAATTAAAGAGGCAATCAAAACACATCAAATAAATCTCAATACTACATTTCTTTTTTCTGAGGAATGGCAATTAAATTATCTTAAGAATCTCAAACATAGCATAAAAGCTATACCATTTAATAAATTTAAAAATTTTATATCTTTACCAGCAATTATTGTTTCTGCGGGACCTTCTTTAATGGAGGAGATTGATAAATTAAGATTATTAAAAAATAAAGCGTTAATTATTGCGTCTGGTTCAGCTGTTACGACATTAGAGTATTATCAAATTAAACCCCACATTATTGTTTCTATTGATGGTGGAGTGGTTAACTACGAACATTTTAAAAAAATTAATTATACAGATGTCCCGTTATTTTATGCTCCAATGATAAATCATAAAATATTGGATGAATATCGTGGCCCAAAAGTTATATTTCAAGGTCTAAATAATGAAATTAATGAATGGTATAATAAATTGTTAGGTTTTGAAACAGGAGAGATTGCATTAGGACCTTCTGTTGCAAATGTTGCATTAGATATTGCATGTAATGTTACCTCTGGGCCAATTTGTTTTATAGGTCAAGATTTAGGGTTTTCAAATGGTTATTCTCATGCTCTAGGGAATATAAACAGAACTAAAATTTCTTATGATAACGATAACACAAATCTCTTACAAGTTGATTCAAACGATGGTGGCAAAATTTACACAAACTATGTCTATAATTCAATGAGAAAATGGTTTGAAGATTATATACAGGAAAAAAATCTCATTAATATCTATAATGCAACTAAAAAAGGCGCAAAAATAAAAGGTACTAATATAATTGATTTTGATGAATTTATAAATAAGTTTTGTATTAGCGAAGTAAATGTCGAACAAGAATTAGCTAATAAATTAAATAATTCTCCGAATAATAATATTGATAGAGAGAAATTGATTAAGGAAAATTTGGAAATCCTTAATGAATTAATAGAGATAACTTTCAAAGCTATGAAATTGTCAAGAGAATTATTAGAATCAATAAATAAAAATAATAATATTTTCATAGGTAAAATTATAAAACAATTAGATAATTTGGATAATAAGCTATTTAGAATAGAAAAAAAAGATTTAATACTTTTCTATATAAAACAACCTATTTTATTAAGATTAGAATCTTGGAAAACTTTTTCTGATAAAAATGAATCTTTGAATATTGCAAAGAAAAACTTATTTTTTTATGAACAATTATATGATATTGGGAAAAAAGTAAAGGAAATTTTTGAAATCTTAATTTTAGATGGAGGACAATATGAAAAAACAACTAATTGA
- the hag gene encoding flagellin Hag — protein MRINHNISALNTYRQLTNGTNAASKSMEKLSSGLRINKAGDDAAGLAISEKMRGQIRGLQQASRNAQDGISLIQTAEGALNETHAILQRMRELAVQASNDTNVTADRTAISNELTQLQQEITRISNETEFNTQKLLQTAATYNFQVGANSGQNIKLTINKMAATALSLTTTNLKVDTFTNANNAISKINAAIETVSSERAKLGAVQNRLEHTINNLDTGAENLQAAESRIRDVDMAKEMMEFTKNNILQQAAQAMLAQANQQPQGVLQLLR, from the coding sequence ATGAGAATTAATCACAATATTTCGGCTCTTAACACTTATCGTCAGTTAACCAATGGTACAAATGCTGCTTCAAAGTCCATGGAGAAATTATCTTCCGGTCTTCGTATTAATAAAGCTGGAGATGATGCAGCAGGTCTTGCAATTTCTGAAAAAATGCGTGGGCAAATTCGCGGTCTTCAACAAGCAAGCCGAAATGCTCAAGATGGAATTTCCCTTATTCAAACAGCAGAGGGTGCCTTAAATGAAACACATGCTATTCTTCAAAGAATGAGAGAACTTGCTGTTCAAGCATCCAACGATACAAACGTAACTGCTGATCGTACAGCAATTAGTAATGAGCTTACACAATTACAACAAGAAATTACAAGGATCTCAAATGAGACTGAGTTTAACACTCAAAAATTGCTTCAAACAGCAGCAACATATAATTTCCAAGTTGGTGCAAATAGTGGACAAAATATTAAATTAACAATTAATAAAATGGCAGCAACTGCACTAAGTTTAACTACAACAAATCTAAAAGTTGATACTTTTACAAACGCAAATAATGCAATTAGCAAAATTAATGCTGCTATTGAAACTGTATCTTCTGAACGTGCTAAATTAGGTGCTGTACAAAATCGTCTAGAGCATACAATTAATAATCTAGATACAGGTGCAGAAAACTTACAAGCTGCAGAATCCCGCATTCGTGATGTTGATATGGCGAAAGAAATGATGGAATTTACGAAGAATAATATCTTACAACAGGCTGCACAGGCTATGTTAGCACAAGCTAACCAGCAACCTCAGGGAGTACTTCAATTACTACGATAA
- the csrA gene encoding carbon storage regulator CsrA: MLVLTRKKGESIMLGHDIEITVVDIDGDQIKLGINAPKHIEIHRKEIYLTIQEENKKAAKPTISIHTLKEVFQNTRKIDE, from the coding sequence ATGTTGGTTTTAACCCGGAAAAAAGGCGAATCGATTATGCTAGGTCATGATATAGAGATCACGGTTGTTGACATAGACGGTGATCAGATCAAACTGGGCATTAATGCACCCAAACATATTGAGATTCATCGTAAAGAAATCTATTTAACAATTCAAGAAGAGAATAAGAAGGCAGCAAAACCAACCATTTCTATTCATACATTAAAAGAAGTCTTCCAAAATACGAGAAAAATAGATGAATGA
- the fliW gene encoding flagellar assembly protein FliW produces MAKIETTRFGRVKYNEEDIIHFENGIPGFEKEQLFLLIQPDVDQPYAFLQSIQTSDLAFVIVNPFIFYPNYEFDLDEQSKEELEINHVEDITVWGILSIPEDFKKTTINLKAPVIINVKNRKGKQVILHDTLYEIKTPLFSQKLIEGVK; encoded by the coding sequence ATGGCAAAAATCGAAACGACCCGTTTTGGTCGGGTGAAGTATAACGAAGAAGATATCATCCATTTTGAAAACGGAATCCCTGGATTTGAGAAGGAGCAACTGTTTCTACTCATTCAACCTGATGTTGATCAGCCCTATGCCTTCTTGCAATCGATTCAAACATCAGATTTGGCTTTTGTGATTGTCAATCCTTTTATCTTTTATCCAAATTATGAGTTTGACTTAGATGAACAGAGTAAAGAAGAATTAGAAATAAATCATGTTGAGGATATCACAGTATGGGGAATTCTTTCGATTCCAGAAGACTTTAAAAAAACAACCATCAATTTAAAAGCACCTGTGATTATCAACGTGAAAAATAGAAAAGGGAAACAAGTTATTTTACATGATACGCTTTATGAAATCAAAACCCCTTTATTTTCGCAAAAATTAATAGAGGGGGTTAAATAG